A genomic region of Trypanosoma brucei brucei TREU927 chromosome 3, complete sequence contains the following coding sequences:
- a CDS encoding DNA polymerase delta subunit 2, putative translates to MSEALIDEENFVPPTARVGLSIVRTHRRFLLRHRHFVHQYAAMYRARLEALERRVLKAVSAKVAAGNVVGTFPQRSRVLELGIGERALCVGVAYKEARLLPRFLDEYQKELVRIDAGEEEDSYGGSEAVSCSVPLRANSRGVNPTPGNCCEGDARNQSHLFNICGEDDEVFMEDDSGRVRLEGIPAAVVCTGLVLGVDGTLLENGCLSVNCYAIGDLREVYVPRTLPTVSSPTPCYVGFVCGLELCSAQTQTDAATNGRTMIELLVDYLSGTLGSTGKVVQPSYISRLVIGGNSIAPTEELRLKRKVKLDPSDHVKLSDDKQNNGTVTSASLMRELDAILARLADSIEVELMPGDNDMTNAFHPQQPIHPLLLPEAARRSSIGFVTNPYEFVAFPSDDEENHVERSGADATEGGTIFFVSSGSNLNCVNRETRFDSRLDAMSLILQSGCACPTAPNTVFSYPFTDTDPFVFPKAPHCFVCCDQPEWETRWEPLATFDPTRDTNGCGILLNEEMEGQSQEIESDGAGVRLVCVPTFAQTGKLVLVDVNSPTLETTYVDFASGLRNPR, encoded by the coding sequence ATGTCTGAGGCTCTGATTGACGAGGAAAATTTCGTTCCACCGACGGCGCGGGTTGGGTTGTCCATAGTACGGACACATCGCCGTTTCCTTTTGCGCCACCGCCACTTTGTTCATCAGTACGCTGCCATGTACAGAGCACGGCTGGAAGCACTGGAGAGGCGTGTTCTCAAGGCGGTAAGTGCCAAAGTCGCTGCTGGAAATGTTGTTGGCACTTTTCCTCAAAGGTCTCGCGTGCTGGAACTTGGCATAGGGGAGCGGGCGCTTTGTGTAGGGGTAGCGTACAAGGAGGCGCGTCTGCTTCCACGCTTCTTGGACGAATACCAGAAAGAGTTGGTGCGCATTGATGCtggtgaggaggaagacTCGTATGGGGGTTCTGAAGCTGTCTCGTGTTCTGTCCCTCTGCGTGCAAATAGTCGGGGAGTAAACCCTACACCTGGAAATTGTTGTGAAGGTGATGCACGTAATCAGTCTCACTTATTTAACATATGTGGTGAGGATGATGAGGTATTCATGGAGGACGACAGCGGTCGCGTGCGTTTGGAGGGTATCCCCGCCGCGGTTGTTTGCACGGGATTAGTACTGGGCGTGGATGGCACGTTGCTTGAGAACGGGTGTCTTTCTGTGAATTGTTACGCTATAGGAGATTTGCGGGAAGTGTATGTTCCTCGTACATTGCCGACCGTGTCGTCTCCTACGCCCTGCTACGTTGGCTTTGTTTGTGGTCTTGAACTGTGCTCTGCGCAGACACAAACCGATGCAGCAACGAACGGTCGAACAATGATCGAACTTCTTGTGGATTACCTTAGCGGCACCTTGGGAAGCACTGGGAAGGTTGTGCAGCCGTCGTACATATCCCGCTTGGTGATTGGCGGAAACAGCATAGCCCCCACCGAAGAACTTCGGTTaaagaggaaagtgaagcTTGACCCTTCGGATCATGTGAAACTCAGCGATGACAAGCAAAACAACGGCACGGTGACCTCTGCTTCGCTTATGCGAGAGTTAGACGCGATACTTGCTCGCCTAGCGGACTCCATTGAGGTTGAGTTGATGCCAGGCGATAACGACATGACAAACGCCTTCCATCCACAACAACCTATACACCCACTGTTGCTGCCAGAGGCGGCGCGCCGTTCCTCCATAGGTTTTGTGACGAATCCATATGAATTTGTTGCGTTCCCCAGCGATGATGAGGAAAATCATGTAGAAAGGAGCGGCGCCGATGCGACAGAGGGTGGGACGatattttttgtctcttcCGGCAGTAATTTGAATTGTGTCAACCGTGAGACACGATTTGACTCCCGTCTTGATGCTATGTCTTTGATTCTTCAGAGTGGATGCGCCTGCCCCACAGCACCGAACACTGTATTTAGCTACCCCTTCACAGATACCGATCCCTTCGTTTTCCCCAAGGCTCCCCACTGTTTCGTGTGTTGTGATCAGCCGGAGTGGGAAACGCGTTGGGAGCCGCTTGCCACGTTCGACCCAACGCGTGATACCAACGGTTGCGGTATCCTCCTGAACGAAGAGATGGAAGGTCAGTCCCAGGAAATTGAGAGCGATGGGGCTGGTGTGCGACTCGTTTGTGTACCGACTTTCGCTCAGACAGGTAAGCTAGTACTCGTGGATGTTAATTCTCCAACACTAGAAACTACTTATGTTGACTTTGCGTCAGGGCTGCGCAACCCACGTTAA
- a CDS encoding peptide chain release factor 1, putative produces the protein MFICPLCVLFLQTSCMRNAPLLLFGAGGTLGGVKKIANPKTIPYHSWVLSEKSRVLLDSIHHPLVTEYFLRLNMRRVGLEQQQECADLASLHTKVGDTSYNHVMWNIQYRDELDVSERLSAHLLKINDNIKLKDQLHSHETLSDDDRDILLMVEEDVRELVEKVRDMDSDVNAVMTRRLNLSDALGSCTNTWSLEVAGKAGGEEASLFASELLEMYRAYATEIRHWSVDVDGGEGDGEPVSSGGPAVGGNGMKIKVKGEGVYRNLRHEIGVHKVQRVPVTDQDGKMQTSTAVVTLMPVLDPVSVDVHEKDCNIEFVRGSGPGGQGMQSSSNAVCLTHKPSGISVKCHQSRSALGNKELALQMVAQQLLVRRVKDQNSSLHETWCNQWSSGERSDKMRTYNYPQNRVTDHRLGRDYSLGTFLDGGAGLVGLHDDLNAIDDRQQLVRVLLQHIESDFNCVT, from the coding sequence ATGTTCATTTGTCCTCTCtgcgtgttgtttcttcagACTAGTTGTATGAGGAATGCCCCATTGCTCTTGTTTGGAGCGGGTGGAACCCTCGGAGGGGTTAAAAAGATAGCCAATCCTAAGACTATTCCGTACCACAGTTGGGTGCTTTCAGAAAAGTCGAGGGTCCTATTAGACTCTATTCACCATCCTCTAGTCACAGAATACTTTCTTCGACTAAACATGAGGCGTGTGGGGcttgaacaacaacaagagtGCGCTGACTTGGCTTCACTGCACACTAAAGTCGGGGACACTTCTTACAATCACGTGATGTGGAATATTCAGTACAGAGATGAACTGGACGTGTCGGAGAGGCTATCAGCCCATTTACTGAAGATTAATGACAACATAAAGTTGAAGGACCAACTTCATTCACATGAAACTCTGTCAGACGACGATCGGGATATATTACTCATGGTAGAAGAAGATGTCCGGGAGCTCGTTGAGAAGGTTCGTGACATGGATAGTGACGTGAATGCCGTCATGACGCGGCGTCTCAATTTGAGTGATGCTCTGGGATCATGTACCAACACATGGTCGCTTGAGGTTGCTGGAAAGGCTGGTGGCGAGGAGGCATCTCTATTTGCATCTGAGTTGCTCGAGATGTATAGGGCATACGCAACTGAAATAAGGCATTGGAGCGTTGATGTGGACGGTGGTGAAGGAGATGGCGAGCCCGTTAGTTCCGGTGGTCCTGCAGTCGGTGGAAATGGAATGAAAATTAAAGTTAAAGGGGAAGGGGTGTACCGCAATCTACGGCATGAGATTGGGGTTCACAAGGTTCAACGGGTACCCGTTACCGACCAAGATGGAAAGATGCAAACCTCTACAGCTGTGGTTACTCTGATGCCCGTGCTTGACCCAGTTTCTGTTGATGTTCACGAAAAGGATTGCAACATTGAATTCGTTCGGGGGTCAGGACCAGGGGGTCAGGGAATGCAAAGCAGTTCCAACGCCGTTTGTTTAACGCATAAACCATCTGGTATATCAGTCAAATGTCACCAGTCCCGGTCGGCTCTTGGAAATAAGGAACTTGCGCTACAGATGGTCGCCCAACAACTGTTGGTACGTCGTGTAAAGGACCAAAATTCTTCTCTTCATGAGACGTGGTGCAATCAATGGAGCAGTGGAGAGCGATCAGACAAAATGAGGACGTACAATTACCCACAAAACCGTGTCACTGATCATCGCCTCGGGAGGGATTACTCCTTGGGAACGTTTTTAGATGGCGGTGCTGGTCTGGTGGGATTGCACGATGACCTTAACGCAATCGATGATAGGCAACAACTTGTACGAGTGCTTTTGCAACATATTGAGAGCGACTTCAACTGTGTTacgtaa
- a CDS encoding GTP-binding nuclear protein rtb2, putative (similar to GP:606985: GTP-binding protein rtb2 {Trypanosoma brucei}), with translation MQASSTADCVATFKLVLVGDGGTGKTTFVKRHLTGEFEKRYVATVGVDVHPLTFHTNRGKICFNCWDTAGQEKFGGLRDGYYIEGQCAIIMFDVTSRNTYKNVPNWHRDITRVCDNIPIVLVGNKVDCAERQVKAKMITFHRKKGLQYYDISAKSNYNFEKPFLWLAKKLANDPNLTLVEAPMLDPNVQPLTAEQLQALQEEARAVENVVLPMGEDD, from the coding sequence atgcAGGCTTCCTCGACGGCTGACTGCGTTGCCACATTCAAGCTTGTTcttgttggtgatggtggtacGGGTAAGACAACTTTTGTGAAACGTCACTTAACGGGTGAGTTCGAGAAGCGGTACGTCGCGACGGTCGGTGTTGATGTCCATCCGCTCACTTTCCACACCAATCGGGGGAAGATTTGCTTCAACTGCTGGGACACTGCTGGTCAGGAGAAGTTTGGTGGTCTGCGTGACGGCTACTATATTGAGGGCCAATGTGCCATCATTATGTTTGATGTCACAAGCCGCAATACGTATAAGAATGTACCCAACTGGCACCGTGACATCACGCGCGTGTGCGACAACATTCCAATTGTCCTGGTAGGTAACAAAGTAGACTGTGCAGAGCGCCAGGTGAAAGCGAAGATGATTACGTTCCACCGCAAGAAGGGACTTCAATACTACGATATCTCGGCCAAATCTAACTACAACTTCGAAAAGCCGTTCCTGTGGCTCGCAAAGAAGCTTGCGAATGATCCCAACCTCACTCTTGTGGAGGCACCGATGCTCGACCCCAACGTGCAGCCGCTCACTGCTGAACAGTTGCAGGCACTTCAGGAGGAGGCCCGCGCAGTGGAAAATGTTGTACTGCCGATGGGCGAGGACGACTAG